The DNA sequence AGATTACTTATATCGGGGCCTATATACATAATAACTTCTTTAGGTAAAAGAAATTCCTTTGCAGCTTCAATTGACTGAGTGTCAATATTCTGGGATAAAAGCTGTTCCATTATAAAACCGCTTCCCAATACAACGGGAAGGAAAAAGATTACTCTGAACAAGCCTCTGCCTTTCATTTTTCGATTTAAAAGCATAGCAATATAAAAGGAAAAAATAGTTATAAGAGGAACGTTAAAAAAAGTATCTCTGGTTATGTTAAGGAACATAGGCAGAAACTGAACGTCTCCTGCGAAAGCACGCACGTAATGTTCAAAGCCTGTCAGCTTGATAGTAAAGTTACCGTAATTCGTTATTTCTCCGAAGCTCAGCATAAGAGAACGAATTAAGGGAACAAGGAAAAATACGCAAAAACCCACTATGAACGGCAAAACAAAGGAAAGACCCACAAGGCTGTGTCTTCGTCTCATTGTCATAAAGGATTTGAGTTTAAATTTTGACGCCATTTTGCATTCCTCCTTATTTCATAATAAAGCTCTGAGCATCAATTTCTGTTTCGTTGTAGGTTACTTTTTCACTTGAGTAGTTTATATAAATTTTTACTCCGTTTTCATATACAACCTCAACGAGAGTGTCGCTTATATATTGGTGATGAAGCATTGAAGAAGCTGCTGTCTTTTCCTTAACCTTCTTTAAAGCTTCTGCGGTGCTTTTGATTTTTTCGTAAATATCCTCAAAGGTGCTGACAAAAACGCCTTCATTGTAGCAATCCTTGAGTAAAGAAGCGTTCTTCTCGGAAATGGTAAAGTAAGGAACATATCCGTATTCAACCCATTGTAAAACAGTTTTTTCGTAATTGTCGGAAAAGTTTCCGGGTATTTCTGAGGAATAGGGAATGTAGCCGCTTACTACCATATGGAAAAAGGGAATATCCTTATCAAAAAGGAAGTTTCTTGATGAGCTTTGAGGCAAATCGTAAATAAAATCAGCGTAGCGCAGTGCGTAAGCGTTTCCGCCGCCAACTGCTACAACGTTATAATTTTTCTTTGCCTCTTCAAAAACAGCATCTAAGGTGCCTATTGCTTCAAAGCGTCTCATAGGTGAAGACTTTGAGCCGTTCTGATAAATAAAGCTGCCAAGCTCGTCAAGAGCTATACCCTCAATTTTTAATTTAGAGGAGTCCTTGATAAATTCGTCTTTAAAGATGTAGTAGGAAGCACGTAAATCAAAAAGGAATTTATCCTTATCCGAATTTGTATAGGGCTCGTTTTTAACGCTGTATGCCAGCTGTTTATTGGAATAGCCGCCCTGTTTTTTGTCGGCACAAATAAAGTTATCTCTTAAAAATACGGTTGAAGAATGTTCCTTTGCATATGAAGCTAAATCCTTTAGCTGAGAGTCTCCCCCCGCTTTTGAGGAAACGGGGAAATGAGACGGATAAACGTTATAGCCTTGCTTTTGCCAGCCTAAAAGATTTAATTTGACATTGGTGCCAGAAAGGGAGTCAATTACTTCTTTTCCGTATTTGAAGCTTGACATAACAACAGACTCGTCCCAAAGAAGCATAGGCTTCTTGATGCTTACAAGCATATCAAGGGATACGTCGGGACTGTATGAGGATTTATTGAGCTTTGAAGCTTCAATAAGGTAATTTCTGTAGGACAGCGCCATACCGCTGTAATCCGCCTTGTCGGAGTCAAGGAAACGGTACATTATACTGAAATCGCTTTTTGCCGGCTTCTTTTCAAACAGAATAGCTATTTCTTCGTTTACCGTTTCTTCCTCGTAGCTATATCTGTAATTATAGCTTGCATATACTCTGTTTGCCTTGAAAATATAGCCTGTAGGCGCAAGAGTTATCTGGCTTTCAGCCTCTCCCGAGGTTATAATTGCCAAAAATGCGTTGTTGCCTTGTTTTACTCCGAATACGGGAAGCATCGCAGTTTTAATTCCCGCTGCCGTATTGTCGATTTTGTCCTGATATTCTGTAAATACGTTACCGTATATATTTGCCTTGTAAGGCTCTCTGAATACTGCAGGTCTTTCGTAAAACTCGTAAAGCGTGCCGCTTCCGTCGGGGAAGAAGATATATCCGTCCTCAGT is a window from the Oscillospiraceae bacterium genome containing:
- a CDS encoding sugar ABC transporter permease; the encoded protein is MASKFKLKSFMTMRRRHSLVGLSFVLPFIVGFCVFFLVPLIRSLMLSFGEITNYGNFTIKLTGFEHYVRAFAGDVQFLPMFLNITRDTFFNVPLITIFSFYIAMLLNRKMKGRGLFRVIFFLPVVLGSGFIMEQLLSQNIDTQSIEAAKEFLLPKEVIMYIGPDISNLLLFFLNRLTLILWRSGVQILIFLSGLQGISPTLYEAARVDSATEWENLWFITIPMMTPVILLNLIYTIVDSFTDASNPIIEYIMNYGFEWGEFEYAAAMGCIYLFMVIIFVALIFLIMSRFNPDSAKERKVRR